A stretch of the Actinomyces qiguomingii genome encodes the following:
- a CDS encoding metallopeptidase family protein: MHRPPNPHPARIPASPRRRDRHGRGLRGPLLPPNLPAWHTRAERFDAMIIDAADDLARRHPEIAQMQFAVEEVPPSDPAPWEAGVVLGRGFAAEPRAGLATRIVLYRRPIASRARGNAELAELVRRVMVEQVALMLGRRPEEIDPDL, translated from the coding sequence GTGCATCGGCCGCCCAATCCGCATCCTGCGCGCATCCCCGCCTCGCCCCGTCGACGTGACCGGCACGGCAGGGGGCTGCGGGGTCCCCTGCTGCCGCCCAATCTGCCGGCCTGGCACACTCGTGCCGAACGCTTCGACGCCATGATCATCGATGCTGCCGATGACCTGGCCCGCCGCCATCCGGAGATCGCTCAGATGCAGTTCGCGGTGGAGGAGGTGCCGCCTTCGGATCCTGCGCCTTGGGAGGCCGGCGTGGTTCTCGGACGGGGATTCGCCGCCGAGCCTCGCGCCGGGCTGGCCACGCGCATAGTCCTGTATCGGCGGCCCATCGCCTCCCGGGCCCGTGGCAATGCCGAGCTGGCCGAACTCGTTCGACGCGTGATGGTGGAGCAGGTGGCGCTCATGCTCGGGCGCCGCCCGGAGGAGATCGACCCCGATCTGTGA
- a CDS encoding DUF3499 domain-containing protein: MRRVRHCRRPGCENPAVATLTSVYADSTIVLGPLATQAQPEAYDLCEKHVESFTAPRGWQVIRLATDFQPAPPSEDDLTALADAVREASRTPRPRPQPAEHAGRPAGLLPTSLTEPLPDHLTGLGDGEITRRGHLRVLRGDKDED, from the coding sequence GTGAGAAGAGTCCGACACTGCCGCCGGCCCGGGTGCGAGAATCCGGCGGTTGCCACCTTGACGAGCGTGTACGCCGACTCCACGATCGTGCTGGGACCGCTGGCAACTCAGGCGCAGCCCGAGGCCTACGACCTGTGCGAGAAACATGTAGAGTCCTTCACGGCTCCGCGCGGCTGGCAAGTGATCAGACTCGCCACCGACTTCCAGCCGGCCCCGCCGTCGGAGGACGACCTGACCGCCCTGGCCGACGCCGTCCGCGAGGCCTCGCGGACGCCCCGCCCCAGGCCGCAGCCCGCCGAGCATGCGGGTCGTCCCGCCGGGCTGCTGCCGACCTCATTGACCGAGCCCCTGCCCGATCATCTGACCGGTCTGGGGGACGGTGAGATCACCCGTCGCGGACACCTGCGTGTACTGCGGGGAGACAAGGACGAGGACTAG